A stretch of the Dehalococcoidia bacterium genome encodes the following:
- a CDS encoding ABC transporter ATP-binding protein, producing the protein MSQPLLEVRGLRATYGRIQALRGVDVEVHPGEVVAVIGANGAGKTTLLRTLAGLMAPAGGTVLLEGRDVTGRPAEEMVRLGVALVPEGRQVFYGLSVWDNLVLGAYHRRGQADLRRDVEEVFDLFPVLAQRRRQAAGTLSGGEQQMLAIGRALMARPRLLMLDEPSLGLAPKVVRDVMGCLVELRARGVTVLVAEQHARAALAVADRAYVLERGRIALAGSRERLLEEPAVRAAYLGRRALRTGAAADEKADTGAPLTMSEE; encoded by the coding sequence ATGAGTCAGCCTCTGCTGGAGGTGAGGGGTCTACGGGCCACCTATGGGCGCATTCAGGCCCTGAGAGGTGTGGATGTAGAGGTGCACCCGGGCGAGGTGGTGGCTGTCATCGGCGCCAACGGCGCAGGCAAGACCACCCTCCTCCGCACCCTGGCCGGGCTGATGGCCCCTGCCGGTGGCACTGTCCTTTTGGAAGGCCGAGACGTGACCGGCCGGCCGGCCGAGGAGATGGTGCGCCTGGGCGTGGCCCTGGTGCCGGAGGGGCGCCAGGTCTTTTACGGCCTCTCGGTCTGGGACAATCTGGTGCTGGGAGCCTACCACCGCCGCGGGCAAGCTGACTTGCGGCGGGACGTGGAGGAGGTCTTCGACCTGTTTCCCGTGCTGGCACAGCGGCGGCGACAGGCAGCGGGCACCCTCTCGGGCGGCGAGCAGCAGATGCTGGCCATCGGGCGGGCCCTGATGGCCCGGCCGCGGCTGCTGATGCTGGACGAGCCCTCGCTCGGTCTCGCGCCCAAGGTGGTGCGTGACGTGATGGGTTGCCTGGTGGAGCTGCGGGCCCGGGGCGTGACGGTGCTGGTGGCGGAGCAGCATGCCCGGGCCGCCCTGGCCGTGGCCGACCGCGCTTACGTGCTGGAACGGGGTCGCATTGCGCTGGCTGGAAGCCGCGAGAGGCTGCTGGAGGAGCCGGCGGTCCGGGCCGCTTACCTGGGCCGTCGCGCCCTGCGCACGGGCGCTGCCGCGGACGAGAAGGCCGACACGGGCGCTCCCCTGACCATGAGCGAGGAGTAG
- a CDS encoding IclR family transcriptional regulator: MRSLQTLDRGLLLLEVLAQEPNGLTVTELASRMAIHRTNVYRLLSTLAQHKLVRRDRDGRYFLGTGVVNLARGVAHDLRAVALPILAELAEKVESTAFLTLADGEEAVALAVVEPRRTNIHVAYRVGFRHPLDRGASGLAILAGRPPQPGEREEVKMARRLGYSVTHGEIQPGASGIAAPICVGGRPADASVGVVTIGELDVEAVAPHVLEAARAIAEALA, translated from the coding sequence ATGCGGTCCCTGCAGACGCTTGACCGCGGCCTTCTCCTGCTTGAGGTGCTGGCCCAAGAGCCCAACGGCCTTACGGTCACCGAGCTGGCCAGCAGGATGGCCATCCACCGCACCAACGTTTACCGTCTGCTGTCCACCCTTGCCCAGCACAAGCTGGTGCGTCGCGATCGTGATGGACGCTACTTCCTCGGGACAGGCGTGGTGAACTTGGCGCGGGGCGTCGCCCATGACCTGCGCGCAGTCGCCCTGCCAATCCTGGCCGAACTAGCTGAGAAGGTAGAGTCCACGGCCTTTCTAACCCTGGCCGACGGCGAAGAGGCCGTGGCCCTAGCGGTAGTGGAGCCCCGGCGTACCAATATCCACGTTGCTTACCGCGTAGGGTTCCGGCATCCGCTAGATCGGGGAGCATCGGGACTGGCCATCCTGGCCGGTCGACCGCCCCAGCCCGGAGAGCGGGAAGAAGTCAAGATGGCCCGCCGTCTGGGCTATTCGGTCACCCACGGCGAGATCCAACCGGGAGCCTCCGGTATCGCCGCACCTATCTGCGTGGGTGGGAGGCCCGCCGACGCCAGCGTGGGCGTGGTGACCATCGGCGAGCTGGACGTGGAGGCGGTGGCCCCGCATGTGCTGGAGGCAGCCAGGGCCATCGCCGAGGCGCTGGCCTAG
- a CDS encoding acetyl-CoA acetyltransferase, translating into MTLDSRQPVIIGVAQHCDRSRDPGRSLEPLAMMELVARRAAEDAGRPGLLGRLDALLVVNVISRSYEDAPGMLARRLGAAPALTYYSAIGGETPQRLVNQVCERIVRGQARMALIVGAEAMASLMAARRMGVELPWTPRATPRRIDDEPRPGHSELEGRYGASLPIRVYPLFENAMRAHMGLSLEEHRRRLGLLCARLAEVAARNPYAWFPVARTAEEITTVSPQNRMVCFPYPKLMNAIMEVDQAAALIVASVEAARELGVPEERWVYVWSGAHLADRWFHSERPCYYRSLAQEIVLRRALELAGLGVDDVDMFDFYSCFPSAVEGAMEALGLGLDDPRPLTLTGGLPYAGGPGNNYCSHSIAAAVERLRREREKRALVTGMGWYFTKHAAGVYSGRPPPSAYRPYRPEADAALIEAQESPRLVAEAEGPCTVETYTVAFGRDGEPEEGIVVGRLADGSRFLARAEGDRELLWEMCRREMVGERGRVRHDAAAGNVFSL; encoded by the coding sequence GTGACGCTGGACAGCCGTCAGCCCGTCATCATCGGCGTCGCCCAGCACTGCGACCGCTCCCGCGACCCGGGGCGGTCGCTGGAGCCGCTAGCCATGATGGAGCTGGTGGCGAGGCGGGCGGCGGAGGACGCGGGGCGACCGGGGCTGCTGGGCCGCCTCGATGCTCTGCTGGTGGTCAACGTCATCTCTCGGTCGTACGAGGACGCTCCTGGCATGCTGGCCCGGCGCCTCGGGGCGGCGCCGGCCCTCACCTACTATTCGGCCATCGGGGGCGAGACGCCCCAGCGGCTGGTGAACCAGGTGTGCGAGCGCATCGTGCGGGGCCAGGCGCGGATGGCGCTGATCGTGGGGGCCGAGGCGATGGCGTCGTTGATGGCTGCTCGGAGGATGGGGGTGGAGCTTCCCTGGACGCCGCGGGCAACGCCGCGGCGCATAGACGACGAGCCGCGTCCCGGGCACAGCGAGCTGGAGGGGAGGTACGGGGCGTCGCTGCCCATCAGGGTCTATCCCCTCTTCGAGAACGCCATGCGGGCCCACATGGGGCTGTCGCTGGAGGAGCACCGGCGGCGTCTGGGGCTGCTGTGCGCCCGTCTGGCGGAGGTGGCTGCGAGGAACCCGTACGCCTGGTTTCCGGTCGCCCGCACGGCGGAGGAGATAACGACCGTCTCGCCGCAGAACCGGATGGTCTGCTTCCCGTACCCGAAGCTGATGAACGCCATCATGGAGGTGGACCAGGCGGCGGCTCTGATAGTGGCGAGCGTCGAGGCGGCGCGGGAGCTGGGCGTCCCCGAGGAGCGGTGGGTCTACGTATGGTCGGGGGCCCACCTGGCCGACCGCTGGTTCCACAGCGAGCGCCCCTGCTACTACCGGTCGCTGGCGCAGGAGATAGTGCTGCGGCGGGCGCTGGAGCTGGCCGGCCTGGGGGTGGACGATGTGGACATGTTCGACTTCTACTCCTGCTTCCCCTCGGCGGTGGAGGGCGCCATGGAGGCGCTGGGCCTCGGCCTCGACGACCCGCGCCCCCTGACCCTCACGGGTGGCCTTCCGTACGCCGGCGGTCCGGGCAACAACTACTGCTCCCACTCGATAGCGGCAGCGGTGGAGCGGCTGCGGCGGGAGCGCGAGAAGAGGGCACTGGTAACGGGGATGGGCTGGTACTTCACCAAGCACGCGGCGGGCGTCTACTCGGGCCGCCCGCCGCCCTCCGCCTATCGTCCCTACCGTCCGGAGGCCGATGCGGCCCTGATCGAGGCGCAGGAGTCGCCTCGCCTGGTGGCAGAGGCGGAGGGCCCCTGCACCGTGGAGACCTACACCGTCGCCTTCGGCCGCGACGGCGAGCCGGAGGAGGGGATCGTGGTCGGCCGCCTGGCCGATGGCTCCCGCTTCCTGGCGAGGGCCGAGGGCGACCGGGAGCTTCTCTGGGAGATGTGCCGGCGTGAGATGGTGGGCGAGCGGGGCCGCGTCAGGCATGACGCCGCAGCGGGCAACGTCTTCTCCCTCTGA
- the fahA gene encoding fumarylacetoacetase, with translation MGPPRPDFTNDPALRSWVPVEEGSPFPVQNLPFGVFRHRRRVRSGVAIGSYVLDLARLQEEGLLGGIPLPRRTFSRDSLNGFLALGRPVWRAVRQRLCELLTETRWRPRVEPALLGMSEVELLRPVHPGDYVDFYASLHHASNMGRILRPQQDPLPPNWRWLPIGYHGRSATVVVSGTPIVRPRGQVSTPDGPILTPTRMLDFELEVGFVTGPGNALGRPIPVEEAWDHIFGLLLVNDWSARDIQAWEYVPLGPFLGKSFATSVSPWLVTLEALAPFLVPLAPQEPAPLPHLADPEPLTYDVRLEVALVVGGREQVVSRTSLRHLYWSLAQMLAHATSNGASTRPGDLWATGTVSGPEPGSYGCLMELTWRGERPLALGDGLRRSFLEDGDTVVMRGWCEGEGAVSIGLGEVRGTVLPAL, from the coding sequence ATGGGGCCACCCCGACCCGACTTCACCAACGACCCTGCCCTGCGCTCCTGGGTGCCGGTGGAAGAAGGGTCCCCCTTTCCTGTCCAGAACCTGCCCTTTGGCGTATTTCGTCACCGGCGCCGGGTGCGGTCAGGTGTCGCCATAGGCAGCTATGTACTGGATCTGGCCCGTCTTCAGGAGGAGGGGCTGCTCGGAGGAATTCCCCTGCCGCGACGGACTTTCTCCCGCGATAGCCTTAACGGTTTCCTCGCCCTAGGCCGTCCGGTGTGGAGGGCCGTCCGCCAGCGCCTGTGCGAGCTATTGACCGAAACCCGCTGGCGGCCACGGGTGGAGCCGGCCCTGTTGGGCATGTCGGAAGTGGAGCTGCTACGGCCGGTCCACCCGGGCGATTACGTGGACTTCTACGCCTCACTGCACCATGCCAGCAATATGGGCCGCATCCTGCGGCCCCAGCAGGACCCGTTGCCCCCTAACTGGCGCTGGTTGCCCATCGGCTATCATGGACGGTCGGCCACGGTGGTGGTCTCGGGCACGCCTATAGTGCGGCCCCGTGGCCAGGTCTCCACACCCGACGGGCCGATCCTGACGCCGACGCGGATGCTGGACTTCGAGCTGGAGGTGGGCTTCGTCACCGGGCCGGGCAACGCGCTGGGCCGGCCCATCCCGGTAGAGGAGGCCTGGGACCATATCTTCGGCCTGCTGCTGGTCAACGACTGGAGCGCTCGCGATATCCAGGCTTGGGAGTATGTCCCGCTTGGCCCCTTCCTGGGCAAGTCCTTCGCCACGTCGGTATCGCCCTGGCTGGTAACGCTAGAAGCCCTTGCCCCTTTCTTAGTGCCGCTGGCTCCCCAGGAACCGGCACCGCTGCCCCACCTTGCCGACCCGGAGCCACTTACGTATGACGTGCGCCTGGAGGTGGCCTTAGTCGTGGGCGGTCGCGAGCAGGTAGTGTCCCGGACCAGCCTGCGTCATCTCTACTGGTCCCTGGCTCAGATGCTCGCTCACGCCACCAGCAACGGCGCCTCAACCCGACCAGGCGATCTGTGGGCCACCGGCACCGTATCGGGGCCGGAGCCGGGCTCCTATGGCTGCCTGATGGAGCTGACCTGGCGCGGCGAGCGCCCGCTGGCCTTAGGAGACGGGCTGAGGCGATCGTTCTTGGAAGACGGCGATACGGTGGTGATGCGGGGCTGGTGCGAGGGCGAAGGAGCGGTGAGCATCGGGCTGGGGGAGGTGCGGGGGACCGTGTTGCCTGCCCTCTAG
- a CDS encoding ABC transporter ATP-binding protein, translating to MSLLQVEDVTVEFGGLRALDGVSMGVDAGRVTALIGPNGAGKTTLLNVVSGVLRPGRGRVRFRGRDVTGWPQHRVAGLGVARTFQNLQLFGQMTVREHLLVGRYRLTRTSFLEAVLRLPRHFREEKEGREASDALLSRLGLADVADWPASALPYGRQRLVEVGRALASEPSLLLLDEPTAGLSGAEAEEVGRLLRRLAAGGLAVLLVEHHMDLVMSYSDWVVVLDHGVVIAQGPPEQVQSDPQVIEAYLGEEAA from the coding sequence GTGAGCCTGCTGCAGGTGGAGGACGTGACGGTGGAGTTCGGGGGCCTCCGCGCCCTGGACGGCGTCTCCATGGGCGTTGACGCGGGCCGCGTGACTGCCCTCATCGGGCCCAACGGCGCCGGCAAGACAACGCTCCTGAACGTGGTTTCGGGGGTTCTGCGTCCCGGGCGCGGGCGCGTCCGCTTCCGTGGGCGCGACGTCACTGGCTGGCCCCAGCACCGGGTGGCGGGACTGGGCGTCGCCCGCACCTTCCAGAACCTGCAGTTGTTCGGCCAGATGACGGTGCGCGAGCATCTGCTGGTGGGCCGCTACCGGCTGACGAGAACGTCGTTCCTGGAGGCAGTGCTGCGCCTGCCCCGCCACTTCCGCGAAGAGAAGGAGGGGCGCGAGGCCAGCGATGCCCTCCTCTCTCGCCTGGGCCTGGCCGATGTGGCCGACTGGCCCGCCAGCGCCCTGCCCTATGGGCGGCAGCGGCTGGTGGAGGTAGGCCGGGCACTGGCGTCGGAGCCGTCGCTGCTGCTGCTGGATGAGCCAACGGCCGGCCTCTCGGGGGCCGAGGCCGAAGAGGTGGGCCGCCTGCTGCGCCGCCTGGCCGCGGGAGGGCTGGCGGTGCTGCTGGTGGAGCACCACATGGACCTGGTGATGTCCTATTCGGACTGGGTGGTGGTGCTGGATCACGGGGTCGTCATCGCCCAGGGCCCGCCGGAACAGGTGCAGTCGGACCCGCAGGTCATCGAGGCCTATCTGGGGGAAGAGGCGGCATGA